The window TCCGTATGCGCGACTCCAGAGAGAATGGGATCCTTTTCCTTATAGTTGTAGTCGGTGAATCTGACTCCGCGCATCAGAAGGCCGAGGCCGCTTCCGTCGTATCCTTCCCGCATGGCCTCCATGGCCAGGAGGATGTCATACGGCGAGAAGGCTTCCTGGGCTGTCTTGAGGGCTAAACGGCACATATCTATATCTCCGGGATGGTGTTCCGGCCTTTGGCACGGGCGGATAAGACAAAACGAATTATCCCGCCCTGGCATTCGTGTCAAGGATCGGCATGGATCTTATGTGGGACGGTTCATGGGCGAGCCGGCTTGTCGGTTTTCCGTTATGGGATCCCGAAGACGTACGGGCTCCGCAAGGGTCCTCCTCAATCGGATGTTTAGCATCTCCACGCACACGGAAAAGGCCATGGCCGAATAGATGTAGCCCTTAGGTATGTGAAAATGCAGTCCTTCCCCCATTAGGGAGACGCCGATGAGAAAAAGGAAACTCAAGGCAAGCATCTTGACCGTGGGATGGCGTTCCACGAAGGCGCTTACGGCCCTGGAGGCAACGAGCATGAATCCTACGGCAATGACGATGGCCGCGATCATGATCTCCACGCGTTTGGCCATACCTACTGCAGTAATCACAGAATCCAGGGAAAAAATGATGTCGAGGAGGGCGATCTGGACGATTATGCCGAGAAAAGAAGCGGCTGCCGTTGGATTTGCGTGACCTTCTGCTCCTTCGAGCTTTTCATGGATCTCAAGCGTGCTTTTCGCGATGAGAAAGAGACCTCCTCCGAAAAGGATGAGATCACGTCCTGAGAATCCGTGCCCCATGACCGTGAAAAGGGGGGCGGTAAGGTGCATGACCCATACAAGGGAAAGAAGAAGGGCTATTCGGGTGAACATCGCCAAAAAAAGGCCCATGGATCGGGCCTTTCCCCTCTTCTCTTCAGGGAGTTTTCCTGAGAGGATGGAGATAAAGACGATGTTGTCGATCCCCAGGACGATCTCGAGGGCCGTGAGGGTGACGATGGCTATCCAGGATTCGGGGTTTAGGATCCAGTCCATGAAGAAAGGCAGGAAAGGGAAGGATTTGAGGAATGGATTACTAACATGCGGTGCATGAGGGGTCAATTCGTCATCCATGCACCCCAGAGACCATAAGACGAGTTCATGCCGATCAAGTCGTTTACGCCTGCGTCCGATATGGAAGGTGAACACCTTTGTCGCAAGGAGGTTTCATGGCGAAACTCGACGCCTTTTTTAAACTCATGCACGAGCAAGGGGCCTCCGACCTCCATATGGCATCCGGATCGCCTCCCATACTGAGGATCCGCGGAGACCTGCACCGTGTGAAGTACAAGACCCTCGAAAACGACGAACTCAAAGCGATGCTTTACGAGATCGCTCCCGAAGGAAAGATCAAGCAGTTCGAGGAGACAGGGGACGTGGATTTCGGTTACGAGATCCCGGGGCTTGCGCGCTACCGCGCCAACTTCTTCATGCAGAAAAACGGTGTTGCAGCCGTTTTCCGGGAGATTCCGAGCAAGGTTCTCTCCGCAGAGGAACTGGGGCTCCCCCCCGTCATGACCAAGCTCTCCATGCTACCTCGGGGGCTCGTACTCGTGACCGGCCCTACGGGAAGCGGGAAATCCACCACGCTTGCCGCCATACTCGATCACGCAAACAGGAACCGCAAGGACCACATCATCACCATCGAGGACCCGATCGAGTTCGTCCACGAGCCCAAGTCCTGCCTTGTGAACCACCGGGAGGTGGGCATCCACACGAAGAGCTTTCATGCGGCACTCCGGGGGGCGCTCCGCGAGGACCCGGACATCATCCTCGTGGGCGAAATGAGGGATCTGGAGACCATCTCCCTTGCCATCGAGGCGGCCATGACCGGGCACCTCGTGATGGGAACCCTTCACACCATCAGCGCCGCCAAGACCGTGGACCGCGTCATCGAGATCTTTCCATCCCATCAGCAGCCCCAGGTCCGGTCGACCCTCGCTGACGCATTGCGGGCCGTGATCTCCCAAACCATGTTCAGGCGCGTGGACATCAAGGGCCGTTGCGTGGCCTTCGAGATCCTCATCGCCACACCTGCGGTCCGGAACCTCATTCGGGAGGGAAAGACCTACCAGATCCCATCGTCCATGCAGACGGGGAAGAAGTACGGGATGCAGACCCTGGACGACGCCATCATGGATCTCCTGCAGAAGGGCTGGATCGATCCGGACGAG is drawn from Deltaproteobacteria bacterium and contains these coding sequences:
- a CDS encoding TerC family protein, with translation MDWILNPESWIAIVTLTALEIVLGIDNIVFISILSGKLPEEKRGKARSMGLFLAMFTRIALLLSLVWVMHLTAPLFTVMGHGFSGRDLILFGGGLFLIAKSTLEIHEKLEGAEGHANPTAAASFLGIIVQIALLDIIFSLDSVITAVGMAKRVEIMIAAIVIAVGFMLVASRAVSAFVERHPTVKMLALSFLFLIGVSLMGEGLHFHIPKGYIYSAMAFSVCVEMLNIRLRRTLAEPVRLRDPITENRQAGSPMNRPT
- a CDS encoding type IV pilus twitching motility protein PilT; translation: MAKLDAFFKLMHEQGASDLHMASGSPPILRIRGDLHRVKYKTLENDELKAMLYEIAPEGKIKQFEETGDVDFGYEIPGLARYRANFFMQKNGVAAVFREIPSKVLSAEELGLPPVMTKLSMLPRGLVLVTGPTGSGKSTTLAAILDHANRNRKDHIITIEDPIEFVHEPKSCLVNHREVGIHTKSFHAALRGALREDPDIILVGEMRDLETISLAIEAAMTGHLVMGTLHTISAAKTVDRVIEIFPSHQQPQVRSTLADALRAVISQTMFRRVDIKGRCVAFEILIATPAVRNLIREGKTYQIPSSMQTGKKYGMQTLDDAIMDLLQKGWIDPDEAYAKCVDKARFAPFSRSAPADFTEVG